GGTGCCCCCTTTTGTACAATTTATCCCGATTTTATTGAAATCCCTTTATTGGCTATTGAAAGGACTAAATATAATGGCGTTAAAAAAACGGGGGGCCGGTTTTTACCTGGTGATCATTTTGGCCGGAGCCTTGCTGGGAAGCGGTCTGGGGGACCTGGCGGGATACATCCTGCCTTCGGGCGTGGTGCGCGATTTTTTCACCAAGGCCATCACCCCGGGGATCAATCCGCCGCTGACCATAAATCTATTGGTGGTCAGCCTGACCCTGGGCTTCACCCTGAAACTGAACATCATCGCGCTGC
This window of the candidate division TA06 bacterium genome carries:
- a CDS encoding DUF4321 domain-containing protein, yielding MALKKRGAGFYLVIILAGALLGSGLGDLAGYILPSGVVRDFFTKAITPGINPPLTINLLVVSLTLGFTLKLNIIALLGIVLMAYLLKWF